Part of the Halobacteriovorax vibrionivorans genome, CCTAGCGTAGGTCCAGATACAAATTATGTGGAACAGTTAAACAATAGAAGAAAGAAGCTAAGAGGGGATGTTGATATTACATTTAATTCTGAAACTATAAAGAATTGTAAAAGATTGAAGATGATAAGAATTAAGTCTTCTTATTCAAATAAGCCGTTAGTTAGTAATTCTGTTTATTGTGATATTGATTATAAAGTACTTACAGATGAGGTTTTATTCGCCGGAGGCAATGTTCTTTTTATCAATATGTTTTCAGACAAATGTGATATTTCAACATATCAAAGCTTTGCATATCGATGTTCGGAGTCATTGTGAAAAAGAGATTTATAGTACTTCTATCTCCACGATTTGATAAAGAAGTTCATTGTCCTGTTGGTTTTAATAGTGAACTTTTCTTTAAAGGGCCATTTTCTTCTTATTTCAATAATAGAATAGAAATAACATTATTTCTTCTCTTAACGATAGGAACGCTTGGTGTTTATACGTATTACTTAGCTAAGAATGGAAATAATATAAGAATTAGAAAGTTACTTACAGCAGGGTATCGGCTTAGAGATAAGTCTGATGAGGACTTTGTTGAGAGATATGTCGGTTATAAGGCAATATTCTCTAAAGAAGGTGAGAAGGCGCGCTTTGCTAGAACTGGCAGTGCGGATGATACTTTAAAAATTAAATAACATAGGATTATTGAAATATGGCTTCGAAATATTCATCTTATTTAATATACTTTCTCAAACCTGTTGAGTTTATAAAAAAGTACTCTAAAAACAATTATAAATATTCTCAGTATATTTTAAATTATTTGATTTGTGTTTCACTTGTTTTCTATAATCATATTCATAATTTACGCGAGTTAGAAATACCATTTGGCTTAGCAAAGGATAGTGCTTTATATAACTATTATATAGACCCTACTTGGCAGAGCTTTTTAATTTATATTTCGATATGGGGCCTTTTTACTTATTTTATTTTTTGGTTTTTAGTTACTTGGTGGACTAAGAAGTGCTTACAATGGTCTGGGGTTTCTAATATTACGTCTAAAGACATAAGACCTGTACTAATCTTATCTTTCTCTTATTTTAGCTTACCTCTATTAGCTACATTACTTCTTTATATATTTCTCTTTAATGGTCCAATAGAGGCTACAGGTAGTCTAAATATTATTAAGTCTGTTTTTATTATTTTTTCTCTTATAGAGGCCAGTATCTTCTTTGTTTCAGTAAAATCAATATATAAAGAGTTAAACAACTGGAGCTGGTTTTGGTTTGTATTGCTTCCACTTATTTCTGCTGTTTTAGAATTCACTAATTGATTTTTCATTTTTATTTTAGCTTTAAAAGGTGATCCAAAGCTTCTCCTGTTGCAGCTGCTTCAGCGTCACTCTTATACTCTTCGAAATATTGATATGAACTTGAAGAGTAAGCATAGTGATTTTTACCTTTTAGAATCTCATTGTAGCCTTCCGCTATTTTTTCAATTCTTTCATGTTCCATTAAGTTCTCATCTTTAGCGATATTTCTCAACTCCATTAATTCTTTAAAGTCTGTTGGTTCAACATACGGTGTCTTATCAATTTCCCTATACTCATTCAAAACTCTATAAAGTGAGTCAATATGATATTTTAAAAGGATGTAGATTTGATCTAATGTACTCTCATCTTTTAAATCTAAGATTTCTGGTAGCTTATGGTAATCAAGTTCGTAAGAATTTGTAGGTGAATTCTTCAGTGATACAAGATCAAATGAAACTGCGTTTAGTATCTTGAGATACCTTTCTTGTTCTTTATCTTTAATACCACTTTCGATAAATTCTCTGTATAGTCTAAGTGCATTCATTTGATTGATTACTTGTCTGTTAACTACATGTTGTAGAGCTTTTTCATTGTATTCAATTCGTGCTGAAATATTGTATTGTGCTTTAGACACGTTTTCTAATTCTTTCGTTAGTTCAATGGCCTTACTTATGTCTTCTATTTGTGTCGCGAAACAGTAATTTGAAGCTAGAATTAAAATTGGTAATAAAATCGTCTTAAACTAGAACTCCCTTGAGTTTCATTGTGTATTAAGTAGTATTTATCTTAAAATTTGTATTCGCCTTTAAAGTTATACGTGCTCTCTGTATTCTTCTTTTTAATGTATTGAACACTCAGTTCAAAATTCTCATCTAAGATCTTAGTCTTTGCTGTGGCATAGGCCGAAGGCTCGCTTCCTTTTACCCAAAAACCAACTTTTCCAGCGATAGGCTTTTTGATTCCAACTTCAAAGGCATACTTGCCATCTTGAGAATAAACAGAGACTTTAAGATCTGTTGTTGCGCCGTTTTGCTTGATATAGACAATATTGTGAATACCTACACCATATTGTTCAAATACTTGTTTCTTGATAACGTTTTCAATCTTACCGCCTAGGATGGCGACAGTGTACTTTCCTTCATCTCTTACGTCGGCTTTCATAATCGAGGCATGAACTGATACGATACTTTTCCAATTAGCTCCTAAAAAACTTGTATCAGCGTATAGAGATGACTTAATTGAATTTAAGTTGTCGCTATACATATCTTCAGTTTGATAATCTTTTAATGTGGCACTTCCGTGACCAACATCTATGCTTATATTTCCTTGAATGTCTGCGTAGAGGTTTCTTACAGGGCCAATATCGACCTTTCCAGTTTTAAGCTTTACGTCCATTCCCATAAAAGCGCTTGTGGATTCTTTGTGGAATTCTCTTTCTTGAATTTCCTTTCTTGAAGTCTGCATTCCAACACCTAATACAGTGTCGATATGCTTTGAGTAATTTTCATATTTAAATACGCCACCCATTGCTTCGATGCCGCTGTCACTTGTTGCGTAAAATGCTCTTGTGGAAATATTTCCGGTTTTATAGTCGAGATTGATCATATTGATGCCATCGTATTGAACACCGTTTGATGAAACTTCGATATCAAGGCCTGCCGCCTGATTTAGAATATAGCCCATTTCACTAGGGACTCGATCAACAGGATTTCCTTCACTATCGAAAATACGGTAATTGATACCAAATTCCGGAATATAATTATCTTGAGAAAGGCCTGCTGCTCCTGTTCTATTATTAATTCTAGTTTCACCGTAATTAAAGTTTACAATACGATCTGGATTTTCAGGGTCTTGTGCAATTACTGTGGCATGGCCAACGCGTCTTGAGTTATAGGCAACTACATAAACATCTTCTACATCAAGACGTTTTAAGATATTTGCTTGAACAACCGCAATGTCACGACAGATTCCAGCTCTGGAATTACTTTTTATGGCATTAAAAATATCTTGTTCTGTAACTATTCCAGATTCACCACTTGTGGCACGAGTGAAGTCGTAGTGGTTATTCATTATATGGCCCATGATGTGGGCAAGATAGATCTTTTGTTCAAAACTCATCATAAGCTTTGAAGCAGATAGAATTTCATTTCTTTTAATCTCAGGTGAGCCAATCATGAGACCTGCTACAACGTTAGCAAAATAAATATCACCGTCTTTTTTACCGAACTTCTTAACAGACTCACTATAGATATCTTGAATATCCATAGAGCCAAATCGAGCGCATTTATTATCCAAACATTTAACAATAGATTTAATGACTGCTTCTCTTTTAACAGTGTCTCGCCAGTATGAGTTTGACGCAAATTCGTCTGTTTTAATTAAGTCACTTGTGTTGTATTGGTTTAGATCTTGATTAAGATAAGCGCCTTCTACATTTATTGCTATTCTCCCAGAGACAGCAGACGTCGTTAATAGCATTGTACTTACAATAAATGATTTTATCTTCAAGATAAGCTCCAAAATAATTCTAACGTTTCGTGATTAAATGCACATCAGATGCCAATTCTAATTTAGAAATATTAAGCTCTTATAATCTTGAAAGTATTTTTGTTGTTTAGGATTTTAGGAAATGTCCAATCTTTAGTCAGACTTAAAGGTTCAAATTGATATTTTGAATATTAAGCTTTGTATAAAACTTTAACATGCAAATAGTACATGAATTCTCTTGTATAGGCCTTTTCGTATTCAATATTATGATACTTTTTATTTAAGTTAGAACTTTAATAAAAATAAGGATAATTATGAAGAAAACAACTTTCGCTCTGCTGTTAGGAGCTCAGGTTTTAGCTAATGACTATAATATTGAGCATTCGCATCTTAACGAATTAGTGAGAAATAATGATGCTATTTTTGAGCCAGTTGAAGTTGAGGAAGGTAAGGTCGATGAAGAAGATATTCTTGATGGGATTCGCAAACGCTTTGTCATCACTTATTCCCAGATAAATTATTCAGCTGTGGACTCTTCTTATAATGTTGGACACGATGAAGATGATATTTATAACTTTGGTGGTGAAGACTTTAATAAGATGTTTGATGAAAATATTGAATTTAAAGAAGGACACAAAATTTCGATTGAGTATCTTGTCACAGATAATTTTAGTATCGAATTAGCAGATACATATAGAAAGTATCAAATGAATGGCCGTCATGTTGGGTATACACAAGGAGATCTTTTTAATGACGATCGCTATGATGTATACGAGGCCGATAATATAACCGTTTTAAATGATATTCAACTTGGAATGAAATATGCAATCCGTCTAGTTAATACACCTGAACTTAAGTTAGATTTAAGTCCTGGCGTAAGTGCTGGGCTTGTCCATGTTAAATCAGATACTAATACATATTATAATGGTCAAAAATATGAGGATAATCACTATGATGATATTGGTGGTTATTCTTATGGTGTCTCTCTTGAGGCCAAGGCAATCTTTTGGGATCGCTTCTTTGTTTCGGTTGGAGCAGAACAGCGTAACTATGTTTTGGCCCCAATGGAGCATGAAAGTGGATTTAATCAACAAATTGATCAAAGTGGTATGAACTTCTATATTGGTGCAGGTATAAGATTTTAATCTTTATTGCTTAAATTTTGTTTTACCTGATATAAGTCATATTTAACTCACATAAATAAACAGATACTCTATAGTGAAGTAAAGATCCACAAGGGGATAGCTATGAGTAAATTAATGATTTGTGTCGATGTCACTAATGAATCAATTAATTCTTTTAAAGGACAATTAAAAAATTATGACTGGAGTCGTTGGGATGAAGTTCACTTCGTTCATGGGTTTGAGACACAGGTCTATGCTGATACTTTCTACTTTGCTTCATATCCTTTAGAAAGCCAAATGGATGATATTGAAAAGTCTGTTGCTACTTTACTTCAGGGCCTATCTAAAGAGCTTATACCTTCTGATTATAAGGGGAAAGTTATTGGTAAATGCCTTTTTGCAAACTCTTCTAAAATTGCACTAAAAGAATATGCACAAGAGAATTCAATTGATGAAATGATAATTGAGACTCGAGGTAAGCACGGTTTTAGCGGATTATTTTCAAGCTCATTTGCTGAATATATGGTTGGGCATGCTCCATGTCGATTAATGATACTTAGAGAAAATGACTAATGAAGTATATCTATATTTGTTTGTTACTTGTATTTGTAAGTTCATGTTCTAGTATAAACACTGACTCACGTGAGTACTATCATGGACAAAAGATGAGACATGGTATCATTCCAAAAGATACGAGTCGATCTTTCGAGAATATTAAAAGAGTGCTTGATGCAAATTCTGTAGTACGCGGTAAAAAGATTTATTCAAAGAATTGTATGAGTTGTCATGGCCAAGATGGAAATATGATTGATAATGTTGACTTATCTAATCTCTCAAAAGAAGTACCTAATTTTAATTTCTATCTTCTTGTTTCGCGTTCTAAGGAATCAATGCCAGGATGGAAAAGTCCTCTGTCAAAACAAGATATTAAGGATTTAGAGAGCTATCTTTATTCATTATAAAATGAATTATATAAAATATTAAAAAGCTTGTGATGAGTAAGATATATGATTTAATATATACTCTAATGGCCGGTCTATGACCGGCTTTTTTATTTTAAAGCGGGCCAAAATGAATGAGATTTTAAATATAGGTAAAGAGATTGAAGACTTAAAGCTTAATAATGAGAATTTTTCTCATGCTTGTTATGAATATCTTAAAAATAAGTCAATTAAAGTGGATATCCATGAATTAGAGGATTTTATTGCAAAATGGAGTCTTGAAACAAAAGTTCTTCCAGAACAGGTAAATGTTTATAATGGTTTTGGCCAGCCTCCAATTACTTTGTTTAATAACGGGCACTTTGTTGTTGATCTCTATTTTTGGCAAACATTAGATACTTCGATTCATTCACATTCTTTTAGTGGCGCTTTTCAAGTCCTATATGGAGAGTCAAGACATGAAGTTTTTAAAGTAACTAAAGATGAAGAGTTCTTTGATGATATTTTCTTATCTAATTTAGAGTGTATTGTAGATGAGACGCTTGTTACAAATGATATTAGAGAAATTAAGAGGGGACTTGAGTTTTCACATCGTGTCCTCCATGAACATAACCCTACAGTCACTCTTTGTATTAGAACTGTTAATGATAAGTCACCACAGTGGCATCATTTTGATAATGGCTTAAGTATTCAAAAGAGATCCCCTGAGGCAAGTGATATAAAACGTCTATCTATTTTCGATTATCTTATCGCTAGAAATCCAATGCAGGGCCGTGATTACTTAGATCGCCTTATGAATGAATTCTCCCCAAGCCTTATTATGAATTTATATGAGGAGTTGTCCTACGATCAAATGGGACTTCAAGAGTCCTCTGTTGAAATATTCTTTGAAGCTGTTGTCGATCGTTTTGGAGATACAAAATGGTTTAAAAGATATATGGACTTCTTTAACTAAAATTTTACCAATAATAAAAAAGACCTCTTCAAAAAAGAGGCCTTCCTATCGCCATTGTTGAAGGGTTTTTGGCCATATACTCGATAATCGAGAGAACTATTTTAGCTGATTAACTAGTTTTATTTCTATCTGATTTTACTGACAATATTGTATGTTCTTTAGTTGTTTTTGTACTATAATTACTTATTATTTATCTTAATAATTTTCTAAACACGGTACGAAAATATGGGTGATTTCAATATATTCATTGCTGCAACTTCCAGTGTTATCTTATTTATTTTTGGACTAGAAAATTTTTCAAAAGAGGTTCAAAAAGTTACTGGAGACCAGTTCAGAAAATTTATCGGAAAGGTAACGAATTATACAAGTATTGGTGTTCTCATTGGTGCATTTGTTACAGCAGTTGTTCAATCAAGTTCAGCAACATCTGTCATAGCTATCAGTTTAGTTAATGCTGGTGTTCTGTCTTTTAAAAACTCTGTGGGTATTATCTTTGGTTCAAATGTTGGTACGACTATTACAGCACAATTGGTTGCTTTTAAATTAACAGCTTTTGGTCCTGTTTTTATTATATTGAGTTTCTTTTTATCATTAATAAAGACGAAGTACTCTGTATTTGCTAAATCATTATTTTATTTTGGTTTTGTTTTCTTTGCCCTACATCTTATATCTTCAACTCTTGTACCTCTACAAAGTGATGAAAGACTCATCTCATTTTTATCAAAACCTCATAATCCATTCTTAGGAGTTCTGGTTGGTATGATTATAACAGCAGTCGTTCAATCTTCATCTGTTACGACTGGTTTGGCCATCATTCTAACTCAGCAGGGAATCCTATCAGTAGGTAATGCGGTCCCAATTCTAATGGGGGCCAATATCGGAACAACTGTAACGGCCCTTATCTCGATTGTGAATATGGATATCGCTGCAAAGAAAACTGCTTTATCTCACTTCTTATTCAATTTTGGTGGTGTTGTCCTTTTCTTGCCCATCGTTTTTATCTGGGGGGATAAGTTTAAATTATTAGCTGATGATCCGGCCATAGCCTTAGCAAACTTCCATCTCATCTTTAATGTAACAACAACCATCATTTTCATTATTGCTATTGATCCTTTTATCCGTTTTGTTGATAAGGTCCTAGGTGAGGGTAAGATGGATTTTGAACGTTTTGATCTGAGTATGTTCTCTCCTGATAATGACTTTAGTGAAATTGAAAGAAATCTCTATTTAAACGTTCCCAAAACATATGATTTTGTCCAAGAAAATTACAATCTTATTACCTTGAGTATTGAAACAAATTATAAAGGTGTTTTCAATGCGGCCAAGAGAAGAATGGATTATGTCGATTATGTAGAAGATGAGTTAGTCTCCTTCTTCTCAAATTATATTGCTACTTGTACTAGTGAAGAAGAGATTAATTCTATTGTTCGTATAATGTCGATTTATGAATATATCTTTCAAATTCATGACTCCGTAAAAGACTTATCAGACTTAAAAGACTCTATGGATAAGAATTATATTGAATTAAAAAGTGATCTCATTATTATCATTCGCTCACTGGCAACTCGAACTTTAAGTTTTTTTGAAACAATGTCTAATCCCCATTTGGATGAAGAACAAAAGCGAGAGCTAAAAAAAGAAGTAAATGAATTTCAATTTAATATCATTGAATATAATAAGAGGATTCTAAAACTTATGGCCGCACCTGATCGACGTGATGCTAGTGTTATTATGCATATGATAACTTATAGTCAGCGTTTAAAGGATAAACTAGTCCATTATCATAATCTTATTAGTGATCATGCGGTATCAAGCTCTGATATTAACGACTCTTTATCCACCCACTAAGATTTATGATAAATCCATAAGTGATGATAATTGAAAATGCGATTAGTATACAAAAGACTGTCACATTATCATTTTTTCCAAGCTCGTCTATAATTGGATGATAATTATTAAAGTCATTTAGGAAGTTGGTAAATAAGACTTTATCTCGACTATGAAGTTTAGTGTGATAAACGTGTTTAATTAAGTAGTACAGGCCACAACCGAATATCGTAGTGAGAACAATTCCATAGAAATGAGTATTAGAAACCTTTTTATTAAATTTTGCTGCTGATTTAATATACTCGTCACTAGTTTCAAAATCTTTGATGTCAATAATTGACTTATTTTTTAAAAAGCTTTCTTGTATTACTTGTATTAGGCTTCTGTTATCTCCACTTTCTTTTAAGTTTTTAATCATTTTTTTTCTAATGCCTATTGCTGGAGGTAAAAGAAGTAGAATACCAAAGAATGGAATAACCACTTTATAGATCAAATCGACATCCATAGTAGAGATGATTAGAATTGGAGCTAGAATGAAGGCCAATGAAGCTAGCGAGAATATTTTGTACACATTCTCTTTTTGAAGAACGTAATCATCTTTGCCGTCAATGATGTATACATCAACACTTTTTCCAATTCGATTCTTTAAAAAGCTTTGATTTGTTCCTAAGAAGAGCTTTCTTTGTCCATCTTGATAATATTCAATAACAGGACAAATTGTAGTGGTTCTTGTTGTTCTTCTATTGCTTCGATAAGTTTTAGACTCTTCTTTGAAAGCTATAATTTTACCTTTGATTAATTTAGCGTGTTTTTTGTAATAGGCATTAATTGAATTTATGAAATAGAAAAATGTGATTC contains:
- a CDS encoding Na/Pi cotransporter family protein is translated as MGDFNIFIAATSSVILFIFGLENFSKEVQKVTGDQFRKFIGKVTNYTSIGVLIGAFVTAVVQSSSATSVIAISLVNAGVLSFKNSVGIIFGSNVGTTITAQLVAFKLTAFGPVFIILSFFLSLIKTKYSVFAKSLFYFGFVFFALHLISSTLVPLQSDERLISFLSKPHNPFLGVLVGMIITAVVQSSSVTTGLAIILTQQGILSVGNAVPILMGANIGTTVTALISIVNMDIAAKKTALSHFLFNFGGVVLFLPIVFIWGDKFKLLADDPAIALANFHLIFNVTTTIIFIIAIDPFIRFVDKVLGEGKMDFERFDLSMFSPDNDFSEIERNLYLNVPKTYDFVQENYNLITLSIETNYKGVFNAAKRRMDYVDYVEDELVSFFSNYIATCTSEEEINSIVRIMSIYEYIFQIHDSVKDLSDLKDSMDKNYIELKSDLIIIIRSLATRTLSFFETMSNPHLDEEQKRELKKEVNEFQFNIIEYNKRILKLMAAPDRRDASVIMHMITYSQRLKDKLVHYHNLISDHAVSSSDINDSLSTH
- a CDS encoding universal stress protein, coding for MSKLMICVDVTNESINSFKGQLKNYDWSRWDEVHFVHGFETQVYADTFYFASYPLESQMDDIEKSVATLLQGLSKELIPSDYKGKVIGKCLFANSSKIALKEYAQENSIDEMIIETRGKHGFSGLFSSSFAEYMVGHAPCRLMILREND
- a CDS encoding transglutaminase-like domain-containing protein, with product MKIKSFIVSTMLLTTSAVSGRIAINVEGAYLNQDLNQYNTSDLIKTDEFASNSYWRDTVKREAVIKSIVKCLDNKCARFGSMDIQDIYSESVKKFGKKDGDIYFANVVAGLMIGSPEIKRNEILSASKLMMSFEQKIYLAHIMGHIMNNHYDFTRATSGESGIVTEQDIFNAIKSNSRAGICRDIAVVQANILKRLDVEDVYVVAYNSRRVGHATVIAQDPENPDRIVNFNYGETRINNRTGAAGLSQDNYIPEFGINYRIFDSEGNPVDRVPSEMGYILNQAAGLDIEVSSNGVQYDGINMINLDYKTGNISTRAFYATSDSGIEAMGGVFKYENYSKHIDTVLGVGMQTSRKEIQEREFHKESTSAFMGMDVKLKTGKVDIGPVRNLYADIQGNISIDVGHGSATLKDYQTEDMYSDNLNSIKSSLYADTSFLGANWKSIVSVHASIMKADVRDEGKYTVAILGGKIENVIKKQVFEQYGVGIHNIVYIKQNGATTDLKVSVYSQDGKYAFEVGIKKPIAGKVGFWVKGSEPSAYATAKTKILDENFELSVQYIKKKNTESTYNFKGEYKF
- a CDS encoding c-type cytochrome, with the translated sequence MKYIYICLLLVFVSSCSSINTDSREYYHGQKMRHGIIPKDTSRSFENIKRVLDANSVVRGKKIYSKNCMSCHGQDGNMIDNVDLSNLSKEVPNFNFYLLVSRSKESMPGWKSPLSKQDIKDLESYLYSL